The bacterium genome includes a region encoding these proteins:
- a CDS encoding TRAP transporter substrate-binding protein, with amino-acid sequence MDRRDFLKKSGKVAVAAAAVAAGCAPKQQEQKAATVEKTYEWKMVTTWPPNLPVLQTGAVRFAQRVEEVTGGRIKIKVFAAGELVPGLGVFDAVSEGSAEVGSGAAYYWAGKVPEAQWFSAVPFGLNAQGINSWFYSGGGLELWEEVYAPFNVVPRPQGNTGVQMGGWFRKEMNTIEDFKGLKMRIPGLGGKVIAKAGGTVVLLAGGEIFTSLERGVIDATEWVGPMHDLRMGFYKAAKYYYYPGWHEPGTCLEVIFNKTVYDSLPKDLQVALDMVAAETNMWSLSEFEAGNGTALQELISQHNVNLVRFPEPLLDDLRKLAKETLEEEADKNAMSRKVHEAFKKFKEQVGVWGSVSENAYYNVIADKFKLKL; translated from the coding sequence ATGGATAGAAGAGATTTTTTAAAGAAATCGGGGAAAGTTGCTGTTGCGGCCGCCGCGGTGGCCGCCGGGTGCGCGCCCAAGCAGCAGGAGCAGAAGGCCGCCACTGTTGAAAAGACCTACGAGTGGAAGATGGTGACCACCTGGCCGCCGAACCTTCCTGTCCTGCAGACCGGTGCGGTTCGGTTCGCACAACGGGTAGAGGAGGTTACCGGAGGCCGGATCAAGATCAAGGTGTTCGCTGCGGGCGAACTGGTTCCGGGCCTCGGAGTTTTCGACGCCGTGTCCGAGGGCTCAGCGGAGGTGGGCAGCGGGGCAGCTTACTACTGGGCGGGCAAGGTGCCGGAGGCACAGTGGTTCAGCGCCGTTCCATTCGGCTTGAACGCCCAGGGGATCAACTCATGGTTCTACAGCGGCGGTGGCCTGGAACTGTGGGAGGAGGTCTACGCACCCTTCAACGTCGTTCCCCGCCCCCAGGGAAACACCGGTGTCCAGATGGGCGGGTGGTTCCGCAAGGAGATGAACACCATCGAGGACTTCAAGGGTCTCAAGATGAGGATCCCGGGCCTGGGCGGCAAGGTCATCGCCAAGGCCGGCGGCACGGTTGTTCTTCTTGCCGGCGGAGAGATCTTCACCTCCCTGGAACGCGGCGTCATCGATGCCACGGAGTGGGTCGGACCCATGCACGACCTGAGGATGGGCTTTTACAAGGCCGCCAAGTATTACTATTACCCGGGCTGGCACGAGCCGGGAACGTGCCTCGAGGTCATCTTCAACAAGACGGTATACGACAGCCTGCCGAAAGACCTTCAGGTCGCCCTCGATATGGTTGCCGCCGAGACCAACATGTGGAGCCTGTCAGAGTTCGAGGCCGGCAACGGTACGGCCCTCCAGGAGCTCATATCCCAGCACAACGTCAACCTGGTGCGCTTCCCGGAACCGCTTCTGGATGACCTTCGCAAACTGGCCAAGGAGACCCTGGAGGAGGAGGCCGACAAAAACGCAATGTCCCGCAAGGTCCACGAGGCCTTCAAGAAGTTCAAAGAGCAGGTGGGTGTCTGGGGTTCGGTATCGGAGAACGCCTACTACAACGTCATCGCCGACAAGTTCAAACTGAAATTGTGA
- a CDS encoding TRAP transporter large permease subunit: MFLALTILLMAGFPVTFTLMGTALAFGLVGFGWPFFNLLPLRIWGVMTNVTLLAVPLFVFMGVMLERSGLAEELLDTMGLLFGRLRGGLAVSVIIVGALLGASTGIVGATVVTMGLLAVPTMLKRGYQKELATGTVAASGTLGQIIPPSIVLVLIGDIVGVPVGDLFMGAVLPGLVLVGLYILYILIIAKLKPQWAPAVPAEELAALTPGIMFNKVVRALLPTLFLMVAVLGSIFAGVASPTEAAAVGAVGATLLTVMNRKFNRTMLHDVMHATMQLTCMVFIILVGAAAFGLVFRGLGGDDLVRGFLGGIAETHGRWFVLSIVMGLIFIIGFFLDFIEITFIHVPVLAPIMIDFGFEPAWFCIMLAVNLQTSFLTPPFGFSLFYLKAVTPPEIKTGDIYRGIIPFVLVQLLGLLIVASCPRLVTWLPTIVYGP, from the coding sequence ATGTTCCTTGCGCTGACCATCCTGCTCATGGCCGGTTTCCCGGTCACCTTCACCCTGATGGGCACCGCCCTGGCCTTCGGCCTTGTCGGGTTCGGCTGGCCTTTTTTCAACCTCCTGCCCCTGCGCATCTGGGGCGTGATGACCAACGTCACCCTGCTGGCCGTTCCCCTCTTCGTTTTCATGGGGGTCATGCTGGAGCGTTCGGGCCTTGCGGAAGAACTGCTCGACACGATGGGCCTTCTGTTCGGCAGGCTGAGGGGCGGACTGGCGGTCTCGGTCATTATCGTCGGCGCCCTCCTGGGCGCGTCCACGGGGATCGTGGGCGCCACCGTGGTCACCATGGGCCTCCTGGCTGTGCCGACCATGCTCAAGCGCGGATACCAGAAGGAACTGGCCACGGGCACCGTGGCCGCTTCCGGTACGCTGGGGCAGATCATTCCGCCCAGTATCGTCCTGGTCCTCATCGGCGACATCGTGGGTGTCCCTGTCGGGGACCTGTTCATGGGCGCAGTCCTGCCGGGACTGGTGCTGGTGGGGTTGTACATCCTCTACATCCTCATTATCGCAAAACTCAAGCCCCAGTGGGCTCCCGCGGTGCCTGCGGAGGAACTGGCAGCCCTGACTCCCGGGATCATGTTCAACAAGGTCGTCCGGGCCCTGCTCCCGACCCTGTTTCTCATGGTCGCCGTCCTGGGGTCCATTTTTGCCGGTGTCGCTTCCCCCACCGAGGCCGCGGCTGTAGGAGCGGTTGGCGCGACGTTACTGACCGTTATGAACCGCAAATTCAACCGGACCATGCTTCACGATGTCATGCACGCGACCATGCAGTTGACCTGCATGGTCTTCATTATTCTTGTCGGCGCGGCAGCTTTCGGCCTCGTTTTCCGGGGCCTGGGGGGCGACGACCTGGTGCGCGGCTTCCTGGGCGGTATCGCCGAGACCCACGGCAGATGGTTTGTCCTGTCCATCGTCATGGGCCTGATCTTCATCATCGGGTTCTTTCTCGATTTTATCGAGATCACTTTCATCCACGTTCCAGTGCTGGCTCCCATCATGATCGATTTCGGTTTCGAACCGGCCTGGTTCTGCATCATGCTGGCAGTCAACCTGCAGACCTCCTTCCTCACCCCACCCTTCGGGTTCTCACTTTTCTATCTGAAGGCGGTGACGCCGCCGGAGATAAAAACCGGCGATATCTACCGGGGGATCATCCCCTTTGTCCTTGTCCAGCTCCTCGGGCTCCTGATCGTGGCTTCCTGCCCGAGACTCGTGACATGGCTGCCGACAATCGTTTACGGTCCGTAA
- a CDS encoding TRAP transporter small permease subunit, protein MPVFFRKLCRFIDSINEWVGRVVAWATALVVVVVFVDVVMRYLFNTSYVFTQEMEWHLFAFIFLMGAGATLLKDGHVRVDIFYQRFGHRGRAWINLIGVILFLIPGCIMIIATSVKFAATSFAMLEGSPDPGGIPFRFILKSCIPAGFVLVLIQGLALGIRSFFHILNKDLDTEKRL, encoded by the coding sequence ATGCCCGTTTTTTTCCGGAAGCTTTGCCGCTTCATCGATTCCATCAACGAGTGGGTGGGCCGTGTCGTTGCCTGGGCAACGGCCCTTGTCGTCGTCGTCGTCTTTGTCGACGTGGTCATGCGCTACCTCTTCAACACCAGCTACGTCTTTACCCAGGAGATGGAGTGGCACCTTTTCGCCTTCATCTTCCTCATGGGTGCCGGGGCCACCCTGCTCAAGGACGGGCACGTCCGGGTGGACATCTTCTACCAGCGTTTCGGGCACAGGGGCCGGGCCTGGATCAACCTGATCGGCGTGATCCTGTTCCTCATTCCGGGCTGCATCATGATCATCGCCACTTCCGTGAAGTTCGCGGCAACCTCCTTCGCCATGCTCGAGGGCTCACCGGACCCGGGTGGCATCCCTTTCCGTTTCATCCTGAAATCGTGCATCCCGGCCGGTTTCGTCCTGGTCCTTATCCAGGGCCTGGCACTGGGCATCCGGAGTTTCTTCCACATCCTGAATAAAGACCTTGATACGGAAAAGAGGCTGTAG
- a CDS encoding MFS transporter: MTPAERSVILNTSYGHFLSHFNMLVFPAVVLPLSVRLGIPLAETLQISLWMYMLLGLTALPWGWAADRWGAIRLMRIYYMGAGLSGLAAAWWIDEPLALTLALAGIGFFSGIYHPAGLGLISKTIRRLSFALGINGMFGNLGMALAPLLAGLVNWMWSPRAVYIMLGSLNLVGVLLVRKVEGSESETNGNGEEQRTGWRLAFAVLLVAMMLGGVAYRGSTVIIPAYFELKLQAIFQLLSGLLGGGVSRNLVATMITSIIFLVGMLGMYTGGRAAEKYDPRYCYLVFHAITVPAAVLIAYLSETTLIVMVFIYFFFLLGMQPVENTLLANMTPRRFHHTAFGAKFILTFGVGALAVRMIGAIEKGYGIEPVFLALAGFSALLVLTVLVLIGVTGSRSA, translated from the coding sequence ATGACCCCAGCTGAACGCAGCGTCATACTCAACACCAGTTACGGCCATTTCCTGAGCCATTTCAACATGCTTGTGTTCCCCGCTGTCGTGCTGCCCCTTTCGGTACGGCTCGGGATACCCCTGGCCGAGACCCTGCAGATCTCCCTGTGGATGTACATGCTCCTGGGCCTGACCGCCCTGCCCTGGGGATGGGCCGCTGACCGCTGGGGGGCGATCCGGCTCATGAGGATTTACTACATGGGAGCCGGGCTGAGCGGGCTGGCGGCGGCCTGGTGGATCGATGAACCCCTGGCCCTGACCCTGGCACTGGCCGGCATCGGCTTTTTTTCCGGGATCTACCATCCCGCGGGCCTTGGCCTCATCTCCAAGACGATCCGGCGGCTCAGTTTCGCCCTGGGGATCAACGGCATGTTCGGCAACCTTGGCATGGCCCTGGCTCCCCTCCTGGCCGGGCTGGTCAACTGGATGTGGAGCCCCCGGGCCGTATACATCATGCTCGGAAGTTTAAACCTCGTCGGTGTCCTGCTCGTCAGGAAAGTGGAGGGATCGGAAAGTGAGACGAATGGCAACGGAGAGGAACAGCGCACAGGCTGGCGCCTGGCCTTCGCGGTTCTCCTGGTTGCCATGATGCTGGGAGGTGTCGCATACCGGGGTTCGACCGTCATCATCCCGGCCTATTTCGAGCTGAAGCTGCAGGCGATATTCCAGTTGCTGTCCGGCCTTCTCGGAGGCGGAGTCTCACGCAACCTTGTGGCCACCATGATCACCTCCATCATATTTCTCGTCGGTATGCTGGGAATGTATACCGGCGGAAGGGCGGCGGAGAAGTACGACCCACGCTACTGCTACCTGGTCTTTCACGCGATCACGGTCCCCGCGGCTGTCCTGATCGCCTACCTGTCCGAAACCACCCTCATCGTCATGGTGTTCATCTACTTCTTCTTCCTCCTGGGAATGCAGCCGGTGGAGAACACCCTGTTGGCCAACATGACCCCGAGGCGCTTTCATCACACAGCCTTTGGCGCCAAGTTCATCCTGACTTTCGGGGTGGGGGCGCTGGCGGTGAGGATGATCGGTGCCATCGAGAAGGGTTACGGGATCGAGCCTGTATTTCTGGCCCTGGCGGGGTTTTCGGCATTGCTGGTGCTGACGGTACTCGTGCTCATCGGGGTAACAGGATCGCGCAGCGCCTGA
- a CDS encoding transposase, translating into MNASYDGTVGGQPPYDPWMMVSLLLYSYCVGVVSSRKAMSYGRMAKRSGELKSEIWD; encoded by the coding sequence ATCAACGCGTCTTATGACGGTACGGTCGGTGGTCAACCTCCCTACGATCCCTGGATGATGGTGAGCCTGCTGCTTTATTCTTACTGCGTAGGGGTTGTTTCGTCGCGCAAGGCGATGAGCTATGGCCGTATGGCCAAAAGGTCTGGGGAACTGAAGTCTGAGATCTGGGATTAA
- a CDS encoding nitroreductase family protein, whose protein sequence is MLRELVERNRSYRRFDESRKIGEDLLRELVDLARMAPSRANLQPLKYILSFKPETNDLIFPHLAWAGYLKDWPGPGKGERPAAYIVILRDTVISTAELCDHGIAAQTILLGAAERGLGGVMMDNIDRDLLLKALKVPSHLKILLVLALGKPVEDVRMDPVGADGDMKYWRDEEGVHHVPKRSLEEIIVK, encoded by the coding sequence ATGCTCAGGGAACTTGTTGAAAGAAATCGCAGTTACCGCCGGTTCGATGAGAGCCGTAAGATCGGGGAGGATCTTCTCAGGGAGCTGGTGGATCTGGCAAGGATGGCGCCGTCCAGAGCCAACCTTCAGCCGCTGAAATACATCCTCTCTTTCAAACCTGAGACGAACGATCTCATCTTCCCCCATCTCGCCTGGGCTGGTTATCTCAAGGACTGGCCCGGGCCTGGAAAAGGGGAAAGACCTGCGGCCTATATCGTCATTCTTCGGGATACGGTTATCAGCACCGCTGAACTGTGCGATCACGGTATCGCGGCACAGACCATTCTCCTGGGGGCTGCCGAAAGAGGTCTCGGGGGGGTCATGATGGATAACATTGACCGCGACCTCCTCCTCAAGGCGCTGAAAGTCCCGAGCCACCTGAAAATCCTCCTGGTCCTCGCCCTGGGGAAACCCGTGGAAGATGTGAGAATGGATCCCGTCGGCGCCGATGGCGACATGAAATACTGGCGGGACGAAGAGGGCGTGCACCATGTGCCGAAACGCTCCCTCGAGGAGATCATTGTAAAATAG